The proteins below come from a single Mus musculus strain C57BL/6J chromosome 5, GRCm38.p6 C57BL/6J genomic window:
- the Ociad1 gene encoding OCIA domain-containing protein 1 isoform 3 (isoform 3 is encoded by transcript variant 3), giving the protein MNGRADFREPNAQVSRPIPDIGGGYIPTEEEWRLFAECHEECFWFRSVPLAATSMLITQGLISKGILSSHPKYGSIPKLLFACIVGYFAGKLSYVKTCQEKFKKLENSPLGEALRSGELRRSSPPGHYTQKPKFDSNVSGQSSFGTSPAADNIEKEALPRYEPIPFSASMNESTPTGITDHIAQGRNFS; this is encoded by the exons ATGAATGGGAGGGCTGATTTTCGAGAACCGAATGCACAAGTGTCAAGACCTATTCccg acaTAGGAGGCGGTTATATTCCGACAGAGGAGGAGTGGAGACTCTTTGCAGAGTGCCATGAAGAGTGCTTCTGGTTCAGAT CTGTGCCGTTGGCTGCCACAAGTATGCTGATTACTCAAGGATTAATTAGTAAAG GAATCCTGTCAAGTCATCCAAAATATGGTTCAATTCCTAAACTTCTAT TCGCTTGTATCGTGGGGTACTTCGCTGGAAAGCTTTCTTACGTGAAAACGTGCCAAGAGAAGTTCAAGAAGCTTGAAAACTCCCCCCTTGGAGAAGCACTGCGGTCGGGAGAATTGCGGCGCTCTTCTCCACCAGG GCACTATACTCAAAAGCCTAAATTTGACTCAAATGTGAGTGGTCAGTCCTCTTTCGGGACATCTCCAGCAGCAGACAACATAGAAAAGGAGGCGCTTCCTCGTTATGAGCCAATTCCATTTAGTGCTTCTATGAACGAGTCCACTCCCACTGGTATTACTGACCATATTGCCCAAGGTAGAAACTTCTCTTGA
- the Ociad1 gene encoding OCIA domain-containing protein 1 isoform X1: MNGRADFREPNAQVSRPIPDIGGGYIPTEEEWRLFAECHEECFWFRSVPLAATSMLITQGLISKGILSSHPKYGSIPKLLFACIVGYFAGKLSYVKTCQEKFKKLENSPLGEALRSGELRRSSPPGHYTQKPKFDSNVSGQSSFGTSPAADNIEKEALPRYEPIPFSASMNESTPTGITDHIAQGPEPNLEESPKRKGVTYEELRSKNRESYGVTLPHKTDPSVRPMQERVPKKEVKVNKYGDTWDE; the protein is encoded by the exons ATGAATGGGAGGGCTGATTTTCGAGAACCGAATGCACAAGTGTCAAGACCTATTCccg acaTAGGAGGCGGTTATATTCCGACAGAGGAGGAGTGGAGACTCTTTGCAGAGTGCCATGAAGAGTGCTTCTGGTTCAGAT CTGTGCCGTTGGCTGCCACAAGTATGCTGATTACTCAAGGATTAATTAGTAAAG GAATCCTGTCAAGTCATCCAAAATATGGTTCAATTCCTAAACTTCTAT TCGCTTGTATCGTGGGGTACTTCGCTGGAAAGCTTTCTTACGTGAAAACGTGCCAAGAGAAGTTCAAGAAGCTTGAAAACTCCCCCCTTGGAGAAGCACTGCGGTCGGGAGAATTGCGGCGCTCTTCTCCACCAGG GCACTATACTCAAAAGCCTAAATTTGACTCAAATGTGAGTGGTCAGTCCTCTTTCGGGACATCTCCAGCAGCAGACAACATAGAAAAGGAGGCGCTTCCTCGTTATGAGCCAATTCCATTTAGTGCTTCTATGAACGAGTCCACTCCCACTGGTATTACTGACCATATTGCCCAAG GACCTGAGCCCAACCTTGAAGAAAGTCCCAAAAGAAAAGGTGTTACATATGAGGAATTAAGGAGTAAGAACAGAGAGTCCTATGGAGTAACTTTACCCCACAAGACTGACCCCTCAGTCAGGCCCATGCAGGAAAGAGTGCCCAAAAAAGAAG
- the Ociad1 gene encoding OCIA domain-containing protein 1 isoform X2, with the protein MNGRADFREPNAQVSRPIPDIGGGYIPTEEEWRLFAECHEECFWFRSVPLAATSMLITQGLISKGILSSHPKYGSIPKLLFACIVGYFAGKLSYVKTCQEKFKKLENSPLGEALRSGELRRSSPPGHYTQKPKFDSNVSGQSSFGTSPAADNIEKEALPRYEPIPFSASMNESTPTGITDHIAQVKVNKYGDTWDE; encoded by the exons ATGAATGGGAGGGCTGATTTTCGAGAACCGAATGCACAAGTGTCAAGACCTATTCccg acaTAGGAGGCGGTTATATTCCGACAGAGGAGGAGTGGAGACTCTTTGCAGAGTGCCATGAAGAGTGCTTCTGGTTCAGAT CTGTGCCGTTGGCTGCCACAAGTATGCTGATTACTCAAGGATTAATTAGTAAAG GAATCCTGTCAAGTCATCCAAAATATGGTTCAATTCCTAAACTTCTAT TCGCTTGTATCGTGGGGTACTTCGCTGGAAAGCTTTCTTACGTGAAAACGTGCCAAGAGAAGTTCAAGAAGCTTGAAAACTCCCCCCTTGGAGAAGCACTGCGGTCGGGAGAATTGCGGCGCTCTTCTCCACCAGG GCACTATACTCAAAAGCCTAAATTTGACTCAAATGTGAGTGGTCAGTCCTCTTTCGGGACATCTCCAGCAGCAGACAACATAGAAAAGGAGGCGCTTCCTCGTTATGAGCCAATTCCATTTAGTGCTTCTATGAACGAGTCCACTCCCACTGGTATTACTGACCATATTGCCCAAG